The DNA window GGCGGTGAGCGCCACGGCGGCATGGCCGACGATGCGTTGTTCTTCGTCGACCAGCAGGGCCTTGACCGACGAGGTGCCGAAATCAAGCCCGAGGAACATCGGCGCCTCCGGCCAGCAGCGCCTCGACCTCTGCCCGGCGCGGCAGGTCGGCGCCGCGGCGCATGCAGGTGAGGGCGGCCGCGCCGATGGCATAGTCGATGAGGTCGGCAAGGGCCTCGAGCTCGAGGCCGGCGAGCGCCGGCCGACTCAGCAGGTTTTTCTGGGCCAGCCGCGCCAGCAGGGCGGCATGGAACGTGTCGCCCGCGCCGACGGTATCGATGACCGGGACGGCGCGGCCCGGCCGATGCAGCCGGTGCTGCCGGTGATAGGCGGTGGCGCCGGCCGCCCCGTCGGTCACGACGACCAGCCGGGCGCCGCCCGCCAGTTGCTCCGCGGCCCAGGCGTCCGGCTCGGCATCGAAGGCGATCGCGAGATCCTCGCGGCTCAGCTTGATGATCGCCGCCGTCCGCGCGAAGCGTTCGAAGCGCTGGCGCCACAGGTCGAGATCGCCGATGAGGCTTGGCCGCAGGTTCGGGTCGAGACTGACGACCAGCCGGCCCGCCGCGCGCTCGGCGAGCGTCAGCAAGGTCGAGCCAACGGGCTCGACCGCGATCGGGTAGGAACCGAGTGCCACCGCCGTGATGCCGGCGTCGATCGGCGGCAGGTCGGCGGGCTCGAGATCGCGCTCGGCGCAATCGATGCTGTGAAAGCCGTAGCTCGGCTGGCCCTCAGCGTCGGTCGAGACCACGGCAAGCGGCGTCGGCTGCTGGCTCAGCTTCAGGAACCGCGTGTCGACGCCCTCGCGCTCGAGCGCGTCCGCCAGGAACCGGCCGAACCGGTCGGTCGAGATGCCGCCCAGAAAGCCGACCGGCGTTCCGAGCCGCGCCAAGCCCAGCGCCACATTGAACTGCGAACCGCCGACAATGGCGCGCGCGGCCAGGGCCTGGCCGTCGGGCTCGCCCGCGAACAGGTCGATCAGCGCTTCGCCGCACACGAGGATCATCGGTTGGACCTCAGTGTGCGAGCGAGGAGGGCGCGAGGGCGTGGGCGAGCGGATGGCGTGCGATATGGTCGAGTGCCGCGCCCTCCTCGTCGAAGAGGTGGCAGGCGGCCGGGTCGACCGCGAGCCGGACCGTCTGGTGGGGCATGGTGCCGTCGCTGCCCTCGATCTGGACCACGACCGGCCCATCCCGGTCGAGGTCGACATGGATCAGCGTCAGGCCGCCCAGCCGCTCGACCAGCCGCACCGTGCCGGCGAGCGGCCCGGCCGCGTCGAGCCTGAGCGCCTCGGGGCGGACGCCGAGCGTTACGGCATCACCGTCGCGGGCACGCCCGGGCTCGACCGGCACCGCGATGCGGGCGCCGCTCGGCAGGTCGATCGCGACGCCGGTCGGGTCGGCGCCGGCGACCCGGCCCTTGAGGAAGTTCATGCGCGGCGCGCCGATGAAGCCCGCGACGAACAGGTTCGCCGGGTGGTGATAGAGCTGCAGCGGCGTGCCGACCTGCTCGATCCGGCCCGCCTGCAGCACGACGATCTTGTCGGCCATGGTCATGGCCTCGATCTGGTCGTGGGTGACATAGATCATGGTCGCGTTGAGCTCTTCGTGCAGCCGTGCCAACTCGATGCGCATCTGACCGCGCAGCGCGGCGTCGAGGTTCGACAAGGGTTCGTCGAACAGGAAGATCTTGGGGTTACGCACGATGGCGCGGCCGATCGCGACGCGCTGGCGCTGGCCGCCCGACATCTGGCCGGGCTTGCGGTCGAGATAGGGCTCGAGCTGCAGGATGCGCGCGGCCTCCGCCACCTTGCGCTCGCGCTCTTGCCTCGACACATGGGCGAGCTTCAGGGCAAAGCCCATGTTCTGCCGCACCGTCATGTGCGGATAGAGCGCATAGGACTGGAACACCATGGCAAGCCCGCGGTCGGCCGGGCCGATCTCGTTCATGCGCTTGCCGTCGATGTAGAGGTCGCCGCCGCTGATGTCTTCCAGGCCCGCGATCATGCGCAAGAGCGTGGACTTGCCGCAGCCGGACGGGCCGACGAAGACCACGAGCTCGCGATCGGCCACCTCGAGGTCGATGCCCTTGATGACCGACAGGCCGCCGTAGCTCTTCTGGATGTCGCGCATTTGAAGCGTCGCCATGAACGGGTTCCTATTTGACTGCGCCGAAGGTCAGGCCGCGCACCAGCTGGCGCTGGCTCAACCAGCCGAACACCAGGATCGGCGCCACCGCGATCGTGGACGCGGCCGACAGCTTGGCGAAGAACAGCCCCTCGGGGCTCGAGAACGAGGCGATGAAGGTGGTGAGCGGTGCTGCTGCCGACGAGGTCAGGTTGAGGCTCCAGAACGCCTCGTTCCAGCACAGGATGAGCGAGAGCAGCGCCGTGGACGCGACGCCGGGCAGGGTCAGCGGCAGCAGCAGGTACCAGACCTCGCCCCAGGCCTTGGCCCCGTCCATGCGGCCGGCCTCCAGGATCTCGTTCGGCATTTCCTTGAAGAAGGTGAAGAGCATCCAGACCACGATCGGCAGGTTCATGAGCGCATAGATCATGATGAGCCCGATGCGCGTGTCCAGGAGCCCGATGGTGCGGAACAGAAGATAGATCGGCACCAGCACGCCGACCGGCGGCAGCATCTTGGTCGACAGCATCCACAAGAGCGTGCCGCGCGTCCGCTTCGAGGGGTGGAACGCCATGGCATAGGCGGCCGGGATGGCGAAGGCAAGGGCGAGCGCCGTGCCGCCGACCGAGACCGCGACGCTGTTGAACGCGAAGCTCAGGTAGTCGGCGCGCGACTGCACCTCGGCATAGCTCTCGAGCGTGGGCGCGAAGAAGAGTTGCGGGATGATCGCCGTCCCCTCGGTCTTGAAGCTGGTCAGCACCATCCAGAAGATCGGGAAGAACATCAGGACGGCGACGCCCCAGCCGAGGAGCGTGGTCAGGACCCAAGTGGTCGTGCTCGTGCGCATGGGCTCAGACCTCCAGCCGGCGGGCGATCGTCCGCACCAGGAAGAAGGCCACGATATTGGCGAGCAGGATCGCGACCACGCCGCCGGCGGACGCCCCGCCGACGTCGAACTGGATCAGGGCCCGCGCATAGATCAGGAAGGCGAGGTTGGTCGTGGCGTTGCCGGGTCCGCCCGAGGTCGTGACGAAGATCTCGGCGAATACGGTCAGGAGGAAGATCGTCTCGATCATCACGACGACGCTGATCGCGCGGCCGAGGTGCGGCAGCGTGATGTAGAAGAACTGTGCCACCGGCCCGGCGCCGTCCATGCGCGCCGCCTCGCGCTGCTCATGGTCGAGCGACTGCACGGCGGTGAGCAGGATCAGGAGCGCGAAGGGCAGCCACTCCCAGGACAGGATGACGATGACGGACGCCATCGGATATTCGGCGAACCAGTCGATCGGCTCCAGACCCATGGCGCGCGCGAGGAAGCCCAGCACGCCATAGATCGGGTGCATCATCAGGTTCTTCCAGACGAGGGCGCTCACCGTCGGCATGACGAAGAACGGGGCGATGACCAGGAGCCGCGCCACATTGCGGCCGGGGAACGGCTGGTCATAGAGCACGGCCAGCAGCGTCCCGAACACGGTCGTGATGATCAGTACCGACGCCAGCAGGATCAGCGTGTTGGCGAGCGAGACCCAGAAATCCGGGTCGGTCACGAGGTAACGGTAATTGTCGAGGCCGGCGAAGCCTTCACCCGTCGGGTTCAGGAGATTGTAGTACTGCAGCGAGAACCACAACGTCATGACCAGCGGCACGATCATCCACAGGAGGAGGACCGCGACCGAGGGGGCGACGAGCATGAGCGTGCCCGGCTTGCGCGCGGTGCGCGCGGGCTTGTGGAATTCGGAGGAGGCGGCGGAGACGGAAATGGCGAGGGCCCTCCCGAAAGGGCCGCCCGGATCCGTTGGCTGGACCCAGGCGGCCGTCGGTTGCCTATTTCTGGTAGCCGGCCTGCTTGACTGCGCGGTCGGTTGCCGATTGCGCGGCCTTCAAGGCCGCATCGACGGTCATCTGGCCGGTGAGCGTGGCGGCGATCGTCTGGCCCACTTGCGTGCCGATGCCCTGGAATTCCGGGATCGCCACGAACTGGGCGCCGAGATAGGGCCGCGGCTCCTTGGTGCTGCCGGTCGGGTTCGCGGTATTGATCGCGTCCAGCACGAAGCCCGCGAACGGCGCCACCTGCTTGTAGTCGGGCGAATCATAGGTCGATTGCCGCGTGCCGGGCGGCACCGCGACCCAGCCGTTCTGGCTCGCCACCAGCTTCAGATAGTCCTTCGACGTCGCCCAGGCGACGAAGCTCTCGGCCGCCGCCTTCTGCTTGGACGAGACCGGGATGCCCAGGTTCCAGCTCCACAGCCACGTCGGCCCGCCGGCATAGTCGCCGACCGGCATGGGCGCGAAGCCCACCTTGTCTGAGACCTGCGACTGCTTCTTGTCGTAGAGCAGGCCGGCCGCGACGGTTGCATCGATCCACATGCCGCAATGGCCGCCGGCGAACAGCGCCAGGTTCTCGTTGAAGCCGTTCGAGGTCGCACCCGGCGGCCCGTCCTGCTTCAGGATGTCGTCGTAATAGGTGACGGCCTTCTTCCATTCCGGCGTGTCGAGTTTGGCGTGCCAGCCCATGTCGAACCATTGGCCGCCGAACGTGTCGACCAGCGAGGTGACATAGGCCATGTTCTCGCCCCAGCCGGGCTTGCCGCGCAGGCACATGCCGTAGATCTGGTGGCTCTTGTCGGTGATCTTATCGGCGAATTCCCGGATCTGCGTATAGGTCGGATGGTCCGGCATCTTGATGCCGGCCTTCTCGAACAGATCGGTCCGGTAATAGGTCATGGCACTCTCGGCATAGAACGGCAGGCCGTAGAGCTTCCCCTCGTAGGTCAGTGCGTCGCGCACCGGCTTCAGCAGGTCGTTCGTGTCGTAGGACGCCGGCAGGTCGGTGAAGGGGGCGAGCCAGCCCTGCTTCGCCCAGATCGGCACCTCGTAGTTGCCGATCGTTACGATATCGAACTGACCGGCCTTGGTCGCGATGTCCGTGGTCACGCGCTGGCGCAGCACGTTCTCCTCGAGCACGACCCAGCGCAGATGGATGTCGGGATGCTGCTTCTCGAACTCGCTCGAGAGCTTCTGCATGACGACCATGTCGCCATTGTTGACGGTGGCCACGGTCAGCGTGGCGTCGGCGCGGGCCGCACCCGCCGGGGCGAGCCCGGTCAAGAGCGCAAGACTCGCGATGGTAAAGGCGCTGGTGCGGTTGCTGGCCATGCCGGCTCCTCCCTATCGGTCCGCGCTCTTTCGGCGAACTTGAGCATTCGCTCGGCGCGTGAGCAATTACTCTCAGCTTAAGGCCGCGCCGTCAAGGCTGCAGTCCGGGGTTGCGGCGCCGATCGCGGTACGCCCGAGAAAGCTACCGTAGATCATGAGCGCATGGTCGAGCGGATCGATCGGCGGAAAGCCGATGAGCGGCCGGCCAGTCTCGAAAGCTCGGCCCTCGATCGCGAGGCAACGGTCGACTGGGCGGCCCCGCTCGATCGCGCGGGCGATGGCGGCGAACTGGCGCTGATGGTCGGGCGACAGGAAATGGTCCGGCACCAGCAGGTGGCAGACCGCGCGATAGACCCGATTGTCCTCCAGGATGGCGGCGATCAGCTCGCGTTCCGCGTCCAGGATTCCGTAGCGCCTCTCATGATCCAGACTGACCATGACTCTTCCCTGCAGCTTGTTTTTCGCCGATCCCGTGACGGACGAGCCGACGCCATCGCTCAGAAGAGAGCGCTGGGCGGCACGGGAGCGACAGGCTTATGGAAGATGCGGAGGGTCGGCGGCCGTCGGCAGCCGGGCTGTCGGCAAATGGGCTTGGGGTGCTGTTGCACCCGCGCAGTCGACGCGTGGTTGTGGCGCCACGCCATATCGAGAGCCCTCCCCGACGCTATGCGCTTTTCGGCGAATTTGAGCATTCGCTCGGCACATGAGCAATTACTTCCACCTTGCCGCTTGGGCGTCAAGAGCGATCGGCAGGTGGCGCGATCAATCCTGCAGGATCGCGGCCGCGGTCGGTTCGTCGGTGATGAGGCCGGACAGCCAGCCGCCGCGGAGGGCTGCACGCAGGGCTTCGACCTTGAGCGGCCCGGCGGCAACGCCGATCCGTGTCGGCGCGGGCGGATCGTCCAGCGGGATCGCCATGACCCGAGCGTTGGTGCCGTGGGCGACGATCCGTCCGTCGCGGTCGAGCGCCCGGCCGCAGATCTCGCCCACGGCGCCGAGGGCGATGAGCTCGTCCATTTCCGCGTCGCTGACGAAACCGTCCTGATGCAGCGGCGCGCCGCGCGCGACATTGCCGACGCCGACGAACTGGGTATGGGCATTGCGCACGAGGTCGTGCAGCAGTCGATAGACGCGCTGGGAGCGCATCTGCGCCGCCTCTTCGATGCTGTCGGCGACGACCGGCATCGGCATCGGATGATATTCGGCGCCGGTCAGGTCCGAGAGCCGCTGCACCACTTCATAGGGGCTGGCGCGGCCGAGCCGGGTGATGTTGCCGACCAGCGAGACGATGCGGTGCTGCGGGCAGGGCGAAGGAAACACCTGGGTGACGGCACTCCGGAGCGTGCGGCCTGAGCCGATCGCCAGGATCACCGGATCTGTCTCGGCCAGCACCGCCTCGATCTGCTCGGCGGCGCTGACCGCGACATCGGGCGTGTCCTGGCCCGAAAAGGGCACCACGTCTGAGAAGCTCAAGCTATAGCGTGTGCGCAGCTGCTCCGACAGCTCGGCGCATTCCGTGGCGCGCCGCTCGATGCGGAACTGAACGAGGCCGGCCGTGCGCGCCATGGCGATCAAGCGCTGCGCCATCTGGCGCGAGACGTTGAGCCGCTGGGCGATCTCGTCCTGGGTCTTGTCGCCGACATAATAGAGCCAGGCGGCACGGGTCGCCTGGTCGAGCCGCCGCTTCATCCGATCGAGTTCGATTGCCGGGACCGGCGCCAGGCCGGCGGTGGACGGCTTCGTCGCCTGAATGCGCGTTGTCTTCTTGCCTGCCACGGTCGCTCATCGCTGGAAATTGGCGTCGACCGATCGATCGGCCGCCCAAGACCTTGTGTACGGCAATGCGGAAACGTCAACTCATCTTGGGAGGAGGATCTGGCTCAGATCGTGAGCGCCGTATTGAGCGCCGCGTCCTCGTTCCAGGTCGAGCCGACGCGGCCGATATCGTGCGCCGCCTCGTGCGGTAGCGCCTGCTCGAGTGCTGCGCGCAGCTTGTGCACCACGAAGAACTCGCTCGGTCGGCGGATGATGCCCTTGGCGGCGAGCCGCGCTTCGGAATAGTGCAGCAGCTGGGCCGCCTCCGCCGCCTTGCCGCGCTCGAGGCCGAAGAGCGCCAGCCGCTCGATCAGCCAGGGGTAGATCATGCGCAGTCCCTGGGCGCGTGCGGCCGTCAGCGCGCGCCGGGCGAGCGCCTCGGCGTCGCCGATGCGGCCCTGCGCCAGCCGATAGGTCGAAAGATTGGCAAGCGCGCGGATCGTGCCGTCGTAACGGTCCCGCGGGTCGTCGATCCGCCCGAGCGCGTGCTCGGCCGTGGCGATCGCGCGGTCGACGTCGCCGGCGGCGAATTCCACCTCGGCGATGCTGACCTCGATATCGAGCAGGGTGCGCGGGCTCGGGATGATGCGCGCGATCTTCGCACCTTGCTGCAAGGCCGCGCGGCCGGCGGCGAAGTCCCGGGCGAGGTAGTCGAGCTCGCCGCTCGCGCGGAACCAGGCGGCGAGCGAGCGCGATGGCGGATGGTCGCGGAGCGCCGGCCAGGCTTCGGCGAGATGCCGGCGTGCGGCCGCCATGTCGCCGGTGCCGGTCGCGGCGAAGGCGGCGCGGACCAGGGTGCGCGCATGATCGAACGTATTGCCGGCGGCCTCGAACAGGGTTGCGGCACGCAACGTCTCGGTGAGCAGTTCGGGGTCGTTGAGGCTGACCGTGAAGCTCCAGCCGAGCCAGAGCTGGGCCTCCACCTCCGGCGGGGTTGCGGGCGTGATGCTTTCGATCGCGCGGGCGAA is part of the Aliidongia dinghuensis genome and encodes:
- a CDS encoding carbohydrate ABC transporter permease, yielding MRTSTTTWVLTTLLGWGVAVLMFFPIFWMVLTSFKTEGTAIIPQLFFAPTLESYAEVQSRADYLSFAFNSVAVSVGGTALALAFAIPAAYAMAFHPSKRTRGTLLWMLSTKMLPPVGVLVPIYLLFRTIGLLDTRIGLIMIYALMNLPIVVWMLFTFFKEMPNEILEAGRMDGAKAWGEVWYLLLPLTLPGVASTALLSLILCWNEAFWSLNLTSSAAAPLTTFIASFSSPEGLFFAKLSAASTIAVAPILVFGWLSQRQLVRGLTFGAVK
- a CDS encoding ABC transporter substrate-binding protein, with translation MASNRTSAFTIASLALLTGLAPAGAARADATLTVATVNNGDMVVMQKLSSEFEKQHPDIHLRWVVLEENVLRQRVTTDIATKAGQFDIVTIGNYEVPIWAKQGWLAPFTDLPASYDTNDLLKPVRDALTYEGKLYGLPFYAESAMTYYRTDLFEKAGIKMPDHPTYTQIREFADKITDKSHQIYGMCLRGKPGWGENMAYVTSLVDTFGGQWFDMGWHAKLDTPEWKKAVTYYDDILKQDGPPGATSNGFNENLALFAGGHCGMWIDATVAAGLLYDKKQSQVSDKVGFAPMPVGDYAGGPTWLWSWNLGIPVSSKQKAAAESFVAWATSKDYLKLVASQNGWVAVPPGTRQSTYDSPDYKQVAPFAGFVLDAINTANPTGSTKEPRPYLGAQFVAIPEFQGIGTQVGQTIAATLTGQMTVDAALKAAQSATDRAVKQAGYQK
- a CDS encoding sugar-binding transcriptional regulator translates to MAGKKTTRIQATKPSTAGLAPVPAIELDRMKRRLDQATRAAWLYYVGDKTQDEIAQRLNVSRQMAQRLIAMARTAGLVQFRIERRATECAELSEQLRTRYSLSFSDVVPFSGQDTPDVAVSAAEQIEAVLAETDPVILAIGSGRTLRSAVTQVFPSPCPQHRIVSLVGNITRLGRASPYEVVQRLSDLTGAEYHPMPMPVVADSIEEAAQMRSQRVYRLLHDLVRNAHTQFVGVGNVARGAPLHQDGFVSDAEMDELIALGAVGEICGRALDRDGRIVAHGTNARVMAIPLDDPPAPTRIGVAAGPLKVEALRAALRGGWLSGLITDEPTAAAILQD
- a CDS encoding carbohydrate kinase family protein — protein: MILVCGEALIDLFAGEPDGQALAARAIVGGSQFNVALGLARLGTPVGFLGGISTDRFGRFLADALEREGVDTRFLKLSQQPTPLAVVSTDAEGQPSYGFHSIDCAERDLEPADLPPIDAGITAVALGSYPIAVEPVGSTLLTLAERAAGRLVVSLDPNLRPSLIGDLDLWRQRFERFARTAAIIKLSREDLAIAFDAEPDAWAAEQLAGGARLVVVTDGAAGATAYHRQHRLHRPGRAVPVIDTVGAGDTFHAALLARLAQKNLLSRPALAGLELEALADLIDYAIGAAALTCMRRGADLPRRAEVEALLAGGADVPRA
- a CDS encoding carbohydrate ABC transporter permease, translated to MLVAPSVAVLLLWMIVPLVMTLWFSLQYYNLLNPTGEGFAGLDNYRYLVTDPDFWVSLANTLILLASVLIITTVFGTLLAVLYDQPFPGRNVARLLVIAPFFVMPTVSALVWKNLMMHPIYGVLGFLARAMGLEPIDWFAEYPMASVIVILSWEWLPFALLILLTAVQSLDHEQREAARMDGAGPVAQFFYITLPHLGRAISVVVMIETIFLLTVFAEIFVTTSGGPGNATTNLAFLIYARALIQFDVGGASAGGVVAILLANIVAFFLVRTIARRLEV
- a CDS encoding ABC transporter ATP-binding protein → MATLQMRDIQKSYGGLSVIKGIDLEVADRELVVFVGPSGCGKSTLLRMIAGLEDISGGDLYIDGKRMNEIGPADRGLAMVFQSYALYPHMTVRQNMGFALKLAHVSRQERERKVAEAARILQLEPYLDRKPGQMSGGQRQRVAIGRAIVRNPKIFLFDEPLSNLDAALRGQMRIELARLHEELNATMIYVTHDQIEAMTMADKIVVLQAGRIEQVGTPLQLYHHPANLFVAGFIGAPRMNFLKGRVAGADPTGVAIDLPSGARIAVPVEPGRARDGDAVTLGVRPEALRLDAAGPLAGTVRLVERLGGLTLIHVDLDRDGPVVVQIEGSDGTMPHQTVRLAVDPAACHLFDEEGAALDHIARHPLAHALAPSSLAH
- a CDS encoding DnaB-like helicase N-terminal domain-containing protein, with amino-acid sequence MVSLDHERRYGILDAERELIAAILEDNRVYRAVCHLLVPDHFLSPDHQRQFAAIARAIERGRPVDRCLAIEGRAFETGRPLIGFPPIDPLDHALMIYGSFLGRTAIGAATPDCSLDGAALS